TGGACCTCTCCCCTCCTTCTCAGTATCAGCTTCTTCTTCCCGTCCTTGGTCCTGACCAGCTCCACCGTGGTGAGGTCCCTCCAGTCCCACGTCCTCTGCTCCTCCGTCCATCGGAACTCTCCCAAATCTGCAGAGTATTCTCGCTCGATTTTAGAGAACCACAGCCCTTCAGCATCCATAAAAATCACCCCGATAATACCAACCCTTTTAACAAGTTAAATGTTTCGATTGTTCAGCTCTTCCCGGCCGGCAAGGCTCATTAAACCGTCGAAATCAAAAGCAGATGGGACAGTTAAATCCGGAATTTTTGGGCACCGGATCGGATGGATCTACCGCCTGCGGCATCTCTGGAGACGGGAGGCGGAATCGGGTGGGGGTCGGGGGATTCCGGGCCCCGGACCCGCCCCCTGATCCGCCGGCTCTGAGATGATGGTCCTGAGATCTCTCAGATGTTCTTTGAGAGCTTCATCAGCTTATCGATGAAGGCGTTTGTGGCATATCCTACGATGAAGCAGACCGCCATCCTCATATTGTCGCCCACTGCCGCCTCGAAGCTCTCTACCTTCTGGGCTGTGAGATTGGCGGCTCCAGTGGCCGTCAAAGTCGTATTGTATAGAAGGGGTTGCTCCAGCCCGAAGAGGGTCAGGTTTCCGGTTATATTCGAGGCGGTTAAAGATACGCCATCACCCGCCACGACCACCTCTCCCAGGTCTGTCAGGATGTAGGCGATGAAGCCGAATATCGCCGCCAAGAAGGGGAGAGCGGTATACCAGACCCGCTTATAATTCTGGACGACGCCGGTCGCCTTGATATCGTCCACGGTTCCGACCATGATCTGGGCCGATGCTCCCAGCCCTGAGATGGCGGGAGCCCAGAGGGGGACCGTCTCCAGGATATATTTATTCATATTACTATATAATAGTATGTAGCCGAAGAAAACTGCTGCGATCATCCCATAAGATAGGGAAAACAGGCCGTACTTAGCCATAAAGAATGATATGTAGGTCCATTTCGGAAAGCTCAGGAGGCCATATTTCTCTTGATTGAGGGCCGCGGTCAGCTCGGAGTTGGACCGATCTGAGATCTTCATCGACTCTAGGGCATTCTTATCCCGGTAAAGGCTCTCCCGAGAGCTATTATAAAATTCTTTAGCACTTTTGACGTCTAAGCCCCTCGACTCTGCTATCTCTAAAAGCATTCCTAGCTTCGTCAGACGCTCTTCCGCGGCTTCCCTCATATTCACTTCATCCTTCAATTCAGAGATCGAAGGGCCACCATCGCCCCTGGACTCCTCCTTCTTGAAACCTTTTTCGGGCTGGTCGCTGGGATCCTCTTCCATGCCATACTTTCAAGTTTTTTCCTTATATACAGGTTTCGGCCTTATTAATATATATTATCCTAAGCATTTTCTCCGCCCCCTCCATCGGCAGACTTATTTATCTCCGGATCCATCCGGACCAGGGCCTGACCAGAATGCAAGCCCTCTGATGGGCCTTCTTTGAGGCCCCATATCGGCGGGCTTTTGGCGGTCGGGGATAAAAGGCGAGGGGGCACCGACCGGGTTCGGGAAACCGAAGGTGCCTTGGGGTCCCGCTGGGGGGGATCCCGGGAGAGAAGGGCTCATCATGGCAGAGGTCTCCGATCAGCTGATATTCTGGATCGTCGTCTCCGTCCGGTTTCTTCTCCCCCTCGCCATCCCCAGGTATCCCCTTATCGGGATCCTCGGCTGCATGATCGTCGATGCCGTCGACCAGTTGGTCTTCCAGCTCTTCACAAACCTCCCCCTCGAGGGCTACCAGGGCTACGACAAGTCCCTGGACATATACTACCTGACGATCGCTTACATCTCGACCCTTCGGAACTGGCCGAACCTCTTCGCCTTCAAGCTCGGCCGGATCCTCTTCTACCACCGGCTGGCGGGGGTGGCGCTCTTCGGGCTGACGCTCTACCGCCCCTTGCTCTTGATATTCGCCAACGTCTTCGAGTACTTCTTCATCTTCTACGAGGCGACCCGTCTCCGGCGCGATCCGAACCGTCTGACTGAATGGGAGCTCATAGGAGCTGCGGCCTTCATCCTGATCGTCATAAAGCTCCCCCAGGAGTTCTGGATCCACATCCTCGATATGAACACCCTCGACTGGATCAGGTCCAACCCCCTGGCGCTCCTGGTCCTCGTCGGCTGGGGGGCGGGGATCGTCATGGGGTTATGGTGGCTTTTGCGGGGGGTGCCCCGGGCAGTCGAGAGGCCTTCGATCCTCGATGACCCCAAAACCGCCCCGACCGCTGGAGATGCCCCCGGAAAGAATCTGCCTCAAGACCGGCTGATCAACGGGGCTCTCATCGAGAAGATCATCCTGATCTCCCTTTTGAGCATCACCTTCGCCCAGATCCTTCCCGACGTGAGGGCGACTAACCTCGCCATAGCTGCGGGAGTGACCGCCATCATAGTCATAAATACGGCGGTGAGCCAGGGGCTGGCCCGCCGCGGGACGGAGTGGAGCTCGATCATGGCGGAGTTTCTCGTGATATCCGCGATGAACCTGGGGCTAGTGGCGGGGGCGGCCTTCCTCCTCCCGAGCATCAACGGGTCGATCAACCTCGATAACGCCCTCTTCATGGTCCTCCTCTTGACCCTGAACATCACCCTCTACGACCGCTACCGACGGCTCCACCTGGAGCGCTTCGCCGTCGGCATCCGATAGGCATGTATCCTTTGGGCGGCAGAGACTGGGTCTACCGCAGAGCGGGAGATGATCTGATCACGGCTTTCGGAGGGTTGGGGCTACCGGGAGGGGGATGGTGACGAGGGGCGGCGGAGGACGGAAGCCCAGCACCTCTGTTGGTCGGGGCCCCGAGTTCACAGTGATGACCTACAACGTGGGAAACGGCCTCGCCAGGCCTGATCGCCTGGCATCGGCCCTCCGATCCTCCGGAGCCGGGGTTATAGGCCTTCAGGAGCTGGATCAATCGCAATCTCGGGCCCTCGAGGGGTCCCTTTCCGAAGAGTACCCTTACCAAATCCTCTTGCCGGCGGGGTTCGAGGGGATGGGCCTCCTCAGCCGCTATCCTGCGACCTCGGCGGAGGTGATCTCCCTTCCTCCCACCGCCGATCTGATCTGTACCCTCGACCTGGAGGGAAGGAAGGTCACCATCATCGTAGCCCACCCCCCGCCCCCCATCAGCTTTTCGGGGATGGGGTTCGGGGGGAGGACGGAAGCCCGGATCCGGAGAGTGATCGAGGCTGCCACCTCTGCCCCCCCCTCGGTGATCCTGGGGGACTTAAATGCGGCGAGCTGGCAGAAGACCTGCTGCCAGCTCAGGGGAGCGGGGCTCCTCGATGCTTTCGCCGCTGCCGGGAGGGGGCGGGGCTCCACCCTCCCCGTCCGCCTGGGGCGGTGGAGGCGGCTTGAGGCGGTGAACCGGATCCTTATGGGCTTGCCCCTCCTCCCTCTCGTCAGGGTGGATTACATCTGGCACACCTCCGATATTCAGGCCCTGGGGGCGTGGCTGGGAGAGGACGCCGGATCCGATCACCTCCCGGTCCTGGCCCGCCTCGCTCTCAGGGTTTGAGGCAGATCTGGGTGGGGTATCTCGGGCTCGGAAGACGCCCCCGTCTCCGTCGATATCTTCGGGACCTGTCAAAGTCCCCCCTCCGTCAAAGCCTTCCTCTCTCTTCGATTCATCCCCCCAGTAGATAGAGCGGCGAGACGAAAGGCTCAGATTTCGGATCCCGGCTTTCAATCCGACGGTCCGCCTCCGTTCAGGGACCTGATCGGTACGACGTAAGGGCGATCTAGGTCCTTCATGACGACCGCCTCGACTCCGAAGATGGTCCTGATGTTCTCTTTGGTCAGGAGGGAGATGGGGTCCCCGACGGCGTAAATCCTCCCCTCCTTCAGCATCACGAGGGAGTCGGAGTACCGGGCTGCGAGGTTCAGGTCGTGGATGGCCATCACCGCGGATATGCCGGTCTTCTTGACAATGGACCTGACCGTATCCATGGCCTCGAGCTGGTGCTTGACGTCGAGGTTGGATGTCGGCTCGTCCAGAAGTAGGACCTCGGGCTCCTGGGCCAGGGCCCGGGCGATCAGGACACGCTGCTTCTGGCCTCCTGACAGCTCGGAGAAGTCCTTGAGGGCGAACTCCTCGACGTGGAGGAGCCTCATCACCTCGACTACCCGGTCGATATCCTCTTCGGCGACCCTCCACCCCATCCTTGGTCTTCTTCCCATGAGGATGGTGTCGAATACGGTGGTGGTGAGGGAGCTGGTCGTCGACTGGGGTACGTACCCTATGAACCTTGCCACCTCCTGGCGGCTCAAGCTCTGGAGGTTGCGGCCGCCGTCCAGGATGATCGTCCCTTTTGGCTTCAGGATCCGGTCGATGCACTTGATGAGGGTCGTCTTCCCCGATCCGTTGGGTCCGACTAGGCTCAGGACCTCGGAGTCTCCGACGACGAGGTTCAGATCATCCAGGATCCTCCTGCTGCCGTAGGAGAAGCTGAGGTTTTTGATGGTGATCTTCACCAATACTCCTTCCTCCTTCTCAAGAACAGGTAAATGAAGAACGGAACGCCGAGGAAGGATGTCATGATCCCCACCGGCAGGATCACCGGCGCGAGGACGGTCCTGGCGACGGTGTCGGCGGCCAGGAGTATGAGGGCGCCGACGAGGGCCGAGGCCGGTAGAAGGAACCGATGGTCCCCCCCGACGACCATCCTTGTGATGTGGGGCGCGACGAGTCCTATGAACCCGATCGTCCCGGTGAAACATATGACGCTCGCCGTGATGAGGGATGCCAGCATCATGCATAATACCCGTACGAACTCGACGTTCACCCCGAGGCTCTTGGCCGTCTCGTCCCCGGCCCCCATGGCGTTGATGTCCCAGGCGAAGTATACGAGGGCGACGGTGCAGACGACGGTCACCATGGCAATTATCGCCACCTTATCCCAGGATGACCGGCCGAGGCTTCCCATCATCCAGAATACCACCTCGTGGACCTGCTCGGACTTTCCGATGTACTGCAGGAAGGATGTCATGGCACTGAATAGGTACATGATGGCGATCCCGGCGAGGATCATCGTCTCCGGGGTGATCCCCTTGTACCTGGCAAGGCCGTAGACGGTCATCGATGCCAGCATCGTGAATATGAACGCGTTTCCGACAATAAGCCACTGACCGCTGGCAAACCCGGCCCCGAGGATGATGGCGAGGGACGCCCCGAAGCTGGCGGCGGATGCTATCCCGAGGGTGAAGGGGCTAGCCAGGGGGTTTTTTAAGATCCCCTGCATCGCAGCCCCGGCGACGGCTAGCCCCATCCCGGCGAAGATGGCCATCAGCACCCGGTGGAGCCGCAGCTGCCATACGATCGTCTCGATGAAGCTCGTCGTCTGGAACGTGTCGGGGAAGAACCGGGCCAGGATGGCGGTGTAGACCTCGACCGGGGTGATCTTGGCGGAGCCGAGGGTGGCGGCGACCCCGGCCAGGACCACGATCCCGGCCACCGAAGCGAGGATGAAGAGGACCTTCCTCCCGACGAACCGGGAGTACTCATCCCTCAGCTCCGAGGCGTCTGCCGGCGTACCTGGTGACATCCGTCCACTCTAAACCATCGATAGATTAATAATAATTTCGGTTATCGTATTATTATTTAATTTCCAGCCCCCCTATCCTCTCCTGGAGAGATCACGCCGGAGGGAGGCATCCCGTCATGGGGGTTTGGGAGACCAGAGGGTGAGCGACTCCGAGGATGAGGGCAGTTTCCGGAAGGTGGCGGAGCCGGGTCGGAGGCGGACCAGCACCGGCAACGACGGGGTGAGATCTCTGGCGGCTCCTTCCCTCCGGAGGCCGAGGAAGAGTCGGGTCAGAAGGCAATAGATCCTGCCTTCCTTTCCAGCGTTAATGGGAGGGAATCAAGAGCTTTGTGCCGCATCTCGCCCTCGGCGAGGACTCTCGGGACAGGCTGGGCTTTTGGCATATACTACGCCTGCTACGGCGTGCATATATCCGACCTTTTCGGTTCCCAGCCGCTCCATCGCTTTCCGGATGCTGCCTCAATAGACAGCACCTCTCAGGTCTCGCCTGAAGAGCTTTGCCGGTATGCTCGTCATCGTTCTTACAGCGCGAAATGCGGCAAAGATGCTATTTAATCGTTATAGATATTTATAACTTCTGGTTCGTCGGATCCGATGGCGCCATTCGGCCCACGTCCAAATCCGGCGATCCCTGGCGTCCGATCTTCGAACCCCTCGATCAGGGAAGCGGTAAGGGGTCTCACCCCTCCCGCGTTCATAGCCGAGGGGCAGGACCGAAACATATTTTGCGGGTGGTGGAGATATTATCCATTTCAAGGGGCGAAAGGATGAGCTCTTTGTCGGAGTCTCTTGAAGAGGATGGCGTCTGCCGCAAGAGTTGGGGTAGATGCGGTCATTGTTCAGGTCTGAGAGTGGAGGAGCTTGAAGGCGTGGGTCCATCATGTCCACCGAATGCAGGATAGGGGTTCAGAACGAGGACGGGAGTATTTTATCCATATATTGCCATAGTGACGGATTTCCGGCGGGAGTTGGGGCGATACTCTTTGATTTTTATGATTCGGAGGAGAAGGTTCGGAAGTTGCTGATTCTCGGCGACCTCTTCGAGCTGGGGGCGGTGATCGGCGATAGTATCCCCTTCGAAGAGCGGGGGCGGAGACCCTCCCCCCGGGGGTCGGAGTGGTTCGACCTTCCGTTTCAGTGCATCGCCTATCGTCGGGACAGGGGCGATAAGGGCGCTGAGGCGATGGTATCAGAGGGATGGGAAAGCCTCAAAAGAGAGATGATCAAGGCCTTTGGTCCTGACCATCTCTATCTATGGCGATCCGGAGAATGGTGGTGGTGTCATTACCCGTTCCTGGATGCCGATATGAAGGCCCTCTCCGAGGTCCTGGAGGAGATGATGGAGGCGGTGGCGAGGGGAGAGGGCTGCTCTGGTCCCTGACCCCTCCGCCATCACCATCCTTCTCGTCGGCACCAGGGTGGGGTGGCTCTGGCCTTATCCGGTTTCCGACCAGGGTAGCCGAGGAGGTCAGCGCCGATCTTCCTTCTCAGATCTAAATCCAGACCTTCGGCGGTGGATCTAGAAAGGCTTTTATCGAAACGGAGAGAGTGCTTATCAAAGGCATAGTGGGGTTTCTTCATGAGAATGGTCGCCGTTTTATCCCTTCTGGTTCTTATGACGACCAGCCCTTCCTCCTGCGGAGGGGAGGCGGTGAATGTTGGTGGAGATTATGGAGCCTCATGGCTCAAGACCATCCCTCTCCAGGAGAGATTCAGCACCAGAGGCGATGAGGGCGGCCTCTGGACCTGGGGTGGGACGCCCCGATGGATGAATGTGGTCAATGGCACCCTGGAGCCGGGGATGGGAGGCGAAGAAGATGAACTCGATTATGCTGGCATAGGGTGGCTGGGGTCCTCGTTGGGGTCAGAGTTGACCCTCAACCAGAGCGATCATCCCGTCGCATTATCGAGCTTGAGCTTCCTTTACCCCTACTATTCGTTCGACCCCTGGGTTCTGGATGGGCCTCATGGGGGGGCGATAAGAGCCTCGGCAAGTTCTTACCGTTGAGGTGATGAGGTTTCTGAGGTGGACAAGGATTTGATCTGAATAAGAGATCGGTATCCTCTGTCATTGAATCCATTATATATAAATTGGGTGCTGGTCAGATGAGAATTCTCGCCATGGCCGATCTTCACGGGCGTTCTGAAGAGTTATCTGCTCTCCGGGGCGTAGAAGCCGATCTGATCGCCTTCTGCGGAGACCTCCACAACCTGGATCGGGGCGACGAGGCGAGGCGGGTGGCTGAAGCCCTGGCTGGGCTTGGCCCCCCTGTCCTGATCGTGCCTGGGAACATGGACCCCAAGGAGACTGCTCCCTCGGTGTGGAAGGCCGCCGGGCTGAGGATCGTCCATCGCCGCTCTCATCGGCACGGAGACTGCGGGTTCATCGGGTTTGGCGGCATGGTGATCCGCGATCCCATGCGGCTCCAGAGCCCGGCTCGATACTACCACACCGACGACGACATCTATCGATCGCTCACCCGCCTCTATGGGGATATATCCGATTGTCGCCGCAAGATCGTCCTCACCCACCAGCCGCCGAGGGGCTCCAGGGACCTCATCTACAGCGGCGAGAGGACCGGGTCTTTTGGCCTCCGCCGCTTCGTCGAAGAGCGCCACCCCGACCTTCTGATATGCGGCCACATCCACGAGGACCGGGGATACGGAGAGATCGGCCCCACCCGAGTCGTCAACGTCGGAGAGATGCGCCGGGGATATGCGGCAGTCATAGAGCTGGACGAGGGGATTGAGGTCGGATGGATAGAGCCTTGATGGGTGCCTGATCGAGTCACGGTAGCCCTTGGACCCTTTTAGAGGGCGTCTTGAGGCGAGGGGATGGACGCGAAAGGCTCTCCGCGGAAGGACTGCAGGTTCAGATGCCCCGACATTGGACCAGGATAGCGGCCGCCGATGCCGGAGTCTGGACGGCTCTACCTCCGGCTCACCGCCTTCCAAGGAGAGGCCTTGAATGCGGTTCCCGGATACTCGACCCCTGAGGCGGCCTCTTCGGTGATCAGCCGGTACTGTCTCTGGTTTCTGTTTCCGCGCCGCTCGAGGACCCCATCTTGATACATCCTCGAAAGGTATGTGGATACCGTGCTGAGCTTTATGTCGTCGACGATGATCTCATATCGGTCTTTGAGATCGTTCGACGAGAACCAAGAGTTTGGGAACTCATCCCTGACGAAGACCTCCAGCCTGTCGCGCAGGGTACGGCCATCGGCAGATCTCGGCAGGGCATCCGCTGGGAGATCATCCGGGGCCTCAAGAAAGACGCCGGCGGCGTCCAAAAAATCGATGATCTTCTCTCGAAGGATGGCCCCCTCAAATTCGTGAGTGGACCTCAAGCCCTTATCTTCGATCTCGATCTTGATCTTCATCTGACCATCCTTCGCCCAGAGAGGGCGCGAAGCTCGTAAAATCGTTGTATGAGCATCATAGATATTTTAGTTTGCGGTTGGACGCCTGAGCTTGGGGGGAGTTGCCGGCTTCCCCACCTTGGAGCCTGGAGGTGGTCGATGCCGTCCCCGGTTCCCGGGGATCTCTTTTTAGATTTGGATTCAATTTATTTATAAAGTAGGATCTATGGCCTCTTGCCTTCACCGGAGACGATTGGCCATCTTCAGATGCTCTTCCACCTCCAGGATCTCCCCGAGGGCCTCCTCGGTTTGACTTCACGAACCCTTCTACGCCGCCTATCCGTCAATACGGAGGAGTTGGACCGAGATTTCTTCGGCAAATTCGGTCCCGTACCGAAAAGCCCTTCCATCAAGTATGTGGCGGATCGGCGGCGGGGCTGGCCCGTCGAGTTACCTGGCCCCACCGCCCCCACCTCCAAATCCGCCCCCTCCACCGAATCCGCCTCCATCGCTGAATCCTCCACCGCTGAATCCGCTATCAGAGGCCGTGACCACCGGTGGATATGTCCTGGGGTAGAGATCACCAAAGTACCAGTTCATCTCGCTTGCCACGTGAACCTCGGGGATGATTACGTTGAGCTTTTCCATCGCCTCGGCTACCTTATCCCCGATCCCCAGGGCGGTGCCATAAACGAGCCATTCTTTCCAGATCTCCAGATCCTCGGGGGCGTACTTCTGGATGGTAGCAAAGTCGGATAGGTGACTTTTAAAGGAATCCCACTCCAGCTTCTCCCGGTAGTATCCCCCCTTCCACCTCCCAAAGAGGGCCGATGGGGCGATGAAAACCGGGATCATCTGCATAAAGATGATCAACCCCTTGAAGAGGATGGGCGACCAGAGGACGCCAAACAAAAATCTTATAAACAGAATAAAAATTACAAAAAATATAATGAATGGCGTGGCGTTTATTAGGTCTGAAATTTTGAGAGATCGAATCCATTTTTTTGGAGAGTTGATCAATCTTCGATGGGTCAGGGGTGATTTATTTAGGAATTCGTTTGAGGTCTCCTCATCAACGAGGTTCATCAGACGTTTCATCTCTTCATGAACTCTGGTCAGCTCCTTGGTGCGGCCCATCTCGGCCTCCCTCACCAATCTATCGATATGTATCTCGAATAAGATCGTGTTGAAGATGCCGTCTCTGGAGTGTCTTTTGAGGAAATCCAGCACCTGCTTCTCATATTTGTCACATTCTTCCTTATGATCTTTCGATATTCTTATCTTAAGCCCCTCCTCTTCGGTGCCCTGAGTTCTTTCTATTTCGATGACATTTCTAAGATAAAGATCCAAAAGCGTAGCATAAAAGCCGTTTGTATCGGCCTCGAAGACATCTCCGTTGAAGACCAGGTTCACCACCCAGGGCTTCCTCTTCTGGGGGAGATAGCTGAGGGTCTCGGGGACGACGACGAACTCTTCCCTGCCCCATCGGCGGTAGACCAGGTAAAGGATCGCGGGCAGGATGATGATGAAGATTGCCAATAGCCGGTCCAGCATCATGAAAAAATTGCCTGAGCTTTTCACGTTTGCAGATACGGTTTTATCCTCGATATCGGCGACGAATCTTGGAAAGCCCTCCATCATATTCAGGACTTCCGGCGAAAAGAGGATCTCCACCTCTAAGAGTTCATCTTCTTTGCTGCTTCCAGTCAGTAGCCAGACCTCCCCCTCTTGCCTCGTCTCCATGGGTGTATGAG
The sequence above is drawn from the Methanothrix harundinacea 6Ac genome and encodes:
- a CDS encoding endonuclease/exonuclease/phosphatase family protein, with the protein product MVTRGGGGRKPSTSVGRGPEFTVMTYNVGNGLARPDRLASALRSSGAGVIGLQELDQSQSRALEGSLSEEYPYQILLPAGFEGMGLLSRYPATSAEVISLPPTADLICTLDLEGRKVTIIVAHPPPPISFSGMGFGGRTEARIRRVIEAATSAPPSVILGDLNAASWQKTCCQLRGAGLLDAFAAAGRGRGSTLPVRLGRWRRLEAVNRILMGLPLLPLVRVDYIWHTSDIQALGAWLGEDAGSDHLPVLARLALRV
- a CDS encoding ABC transporter ATP-binding protein, coding for MVKITIKNLSFSYGSRRILDDLNLVVGDSEVLSLVGPNGSGKTTLIKCIDRILKPKGTIILDGGRNLQSLSRQEVARFIGYVPQSTTSSLTTTVFDTILMGRRPRMGWRVAEEDIDRVVEVMRLLHVEEFALKDFSELSGGQKQRVLIARALAQEPEVLLLDEPTSNLDVKHQLEAMDTVRSIVKKTGISAVMAIHDLNLAARYSDSLVMLKEGRIYAVGDPISLLTKENIRTIFGVEAVVMKDLDRPYVVPIRSLNGGGPSD
- a CDS encoding FecCD family ABC transporter permease, translating into MSPGTPADASELRDEYSRFVGRKVLFILASVAGIVVLAGVAATLGSAKITPVEVYTAILARFFPDTFQTTSFIETIVWQLRLHRVLMAIFAGMGLAVAGAAMQGILKNPLASPFTLGIASAASFGASLAIILGAGFASGQWLIVGNAFIFTMLASMTVYGLARYKGITPETMILAGIAIMYLFSAMTSFLQYIGKSEQVHEVVFWMMGSLGRSSWDKVAIIAMVTVVCTVALVYFAWDINAMGAGDETAKSLGVNVEFVRVLCMMLASLITASVICFTGTIGFIGLVAPHITRMVVGGDHRFLLPASALVGALILLAADTVARTVLAPVILPVGIMTSFLGVPFFIYLFLRRRKEYW
- a CDS encoding metallophosphoesterase family protein, translating into MRILAMADLHGRSEELSALRGVEADLIAFCGDLHNLDRGDEARRVAEALAGLGPPVLIVPGNMDPKETAPSVWKAAGLRIVHRRSHRHGDCGFIGFGGMVIRDPMRLQSPARYYHTDDDIYRSLTRLYGDISDCRRKIVLTHQPPRGSRDLIYSGERTGSFGLRRFVEERHPDLLICGHIHEDRGYGEIGPTRVVNVGEMRRGYAAVIELDEGIEVGWIEP
- a CDS encoding DUF2207 domain-containing protein, encoding MREERQILALISSVFIIGIVGLFFTGCFGDGILDLDSKPSKPSVSIGGEIYVEEYRADLYLNGTLMEKYLYQIRRSGQYRMLYRPWKVPLTQEQINRSRVELLAIDPPPGTIAYIKDFKGHVEILNGNYDAASEIQSLAFQNEAGCYRPERFSAGSYEISYLFKIRPPLEYDEEYAHLNLKLADEHIPYKAVTIAIHDPDGLVRRIFPHTPMETRQEGEVWLLTGSSKEDELLEVEILFSPEVLNMMEGFPRFVADIEDKTVSANVKSSGNFFMMLDRLLAIFIIILPAILYLVYRRWGREEFVVVPETLSYLPQKRKPWVVNLVFNGDVFEADTNGFYATLLDLYLRNVIEIERTQGTEEEGLKIRISKDHKEECDKYEKQVLDFLKRHSRDGIFNTILFEIHIDRLVREAEMGRTKELTRVHEEMKRLMNLVDEETSNEFLNKSPLTHRRLINSPKKWIRSLKISDLINATPFIIFFVIFILFIRFLFGVLWSPILFKGLIIFMQMIPVFIAPSALFGRWKGGYYREKLEWDSFKSHLSDFATIQKYAPEDLEIWKEWLVYGTALGIGDKVAEAMEKLNVIIPEVHVASEMNWYFGDLYPRTYPPVVTASDSGFSGGGFSDGGGFGGGGGFGGGGGGAR